CAACTCCTGCCGAGAACACGAGCATTGAATTATAATTTAATTAATCATGAAAAAATTAATCTTATTAGGCGCTGCTTTTTCCGTTGTTTTCGCTTCTTGTCAAAGCAAACAAGTTGAAAACAAAGATCAAAAACTTTCGGAACAGGCTATCGCCGTACATGATGAAATCATGCCGCAAATATCACACTTTGATAAGTCAACTATTGTTATCGATTCAGTGTTGACCAATTTGGCTACAATAAAGGAAACACAAACAACATTAGACACAGCAAAAACTCGGGTCGACCTGACAAATTTGAAAGATAGCATTGAAAATGCTACTGATAATATGATGACCTGGATGAAAGATTATGATCCTGAAAATGTTGATGAAACATATCAGCAAAAAGAAGTTGATAAAATCAACGCCATGAAAAATCAGTTTGACAGAGTTTCTGAAAACATTAAAACGTTATTAGCTCCATTCAATTAAAATCAATAAAATGAAAAAGTATATTGGCCAATCAATCATGGCCATTACGTCAGTATATCTATTATTCTCTTGTGGACCGACCGAAAGAAAATTGCCTATTTATGGCGAAAGGACTCCTGTAGAAAAGGAAGTGGATGGTAAAAAGATTGTAGACACAGTTTACCATACTATCCCTGACTTTTCCTTCTTGAATCAAGACAGCACTCTCCTGACTCAAGAATTCTTCAAGGACAAGATCTATGTTACTAATTTCTTTTTTACGCACTGCCCAAGCATCTGCCCTACCATGCAGCGCAACTTACTAAAGGCTTACGAAAAATACAAAGGCAACAATAAGATCGCATTCTTATCCCATAGTATTGATTTTAAATATGACCAGCCTTCTGTACTTAAGGATTATGCTACAAAACTTGGTGTCGATAATGACCAGTGGCAATTTGTTACAGGTAGTAAGGCGGATATCTATGGAATTGCTGAAAAATATATGGTCTATACGAAAGAGGACGAGAATGCTCCTGGCGGCTATGACCACCAAGGATATTTAGTTATCATTGACCCAGACAAAAGAATTCGGGGAGCATACGATGGTACAGATGACGAACAAGTCAAAAAACTATTGGAAGATTTGGATGTTATCCTAGCAGAATACAAATAATGACTCTTCGCTATTTATTAGGAACTTTAAGCTTTGTTTCCATGCTTTATTTTCTGTTTTCTTGTAATACAGATTTAAGCGTGGAAACGATGCAATATGCGACCAATGGTCAAAAACTTTACGTTACACATTGTCAGAACTGCCATGGTGCTAAGGGTGAAGGATTAGGTAAATTATATCCTCCTCTTACTGACAAGGTTTACTTAACTGAAAACCGCAGTAAATTGGCATGCATTGTTAAAAATGGCATGTCCGGTGAAATTAAAGTTAAACAATATTATTTTTAACCAACAGATGCCGGGAGTACCCCAACTCTCCTCTATTGACATTGCCTACGTACTGACTTATGTGACCACTTATTTCGGTGATAGCAAAAACTCATTTCAAACAAGAAGAAATCGAAAAATATTTGAAAGAGTGTGATTAATTTACTTTGATTAATTATGGTTGATTGAATAGATTATATTACCGAAAGGGGAACTATGATTAATCGTGATTAAATGATGAACATGATTTTAATCGGAAGCCGAAAAGGGAATTATGATTTATCATGATTGAATGATGAACATGATTATGATTGTAAGTCGGAATGGGAATTTAGGAGTCAAGTAATTATTTCTTCAGTGTCGCTTTTATTATCTAATGCATTAAAGCTAAAATTTTATTTGTAAGAAGTTGTTTTCTAGGGTTTTATATAGTTTTATAGAAAAAGAAAAAGGTTTTCAAACGGGGAGAATGAAAACCTTTAATAACCAATTATAAACCTAAATTATGATACGACAAAGGTAAGTGTAAAAACTACACACGTCAAGGGTAAATTGAATATTTAACAATTTCTTAACATTGGAAATCTTTATTATAGTTTATAACGAACACGTGACAAAATTACGTTAAAAAAAAGGTTACATTTGCAACCGAATGAACATTCAATTGACAGAAAAAAAAGAGCAAATTTTCTTTAGCACGCTCAAATTAATCAACATTCATGGTTTCCATGGATCACCTATGAGCAAGATTGCAAAAGATGCGGACGTCGCCGTCGGCTCGATCTACCATTACTTTCCTTCGAAGGAAGATTTAATCATTGAATTATACTGGTATTGTAAAGAAAAATTAAATGCTCATGTATTTTCCTCGGTTGATAGTACATTGCCTTACGAAACCAGGTTTTAAGCAGATCTGGAGGCACCTAGTCCTGTATTACCTAGACCATTTGGATCATTTTGGATTCTTGGAACAATTCTATGGTTCTCCTTTCTATGAGGGTATTAGAACAAACATCATCAAACAGAAATCAGAGAGGAATGTCTTACTGCATTTTTTGGATGAGGGAGTGAAATCAACACATTTGAAAGATTTGAATGTTCGATTATTAATCTCTGCGTATTTAGGAGTTGCTATCTCCTTGGTTAGAGGCTGTTTATATGAAAAATCTCAACCTACGGAATATGAACTTGACACGATGGTTGACATTATTTGGAACGGGGTTAAAAAATAATATATATGAATTTAAGAATTAAGGATTTATTACTTTATGTTTCCTTTACTGCGATCTCTGTAGGATCTGTATTTGCCCAAACGACAAATAGCTTAAACAGTAATGCCACTTTGGATGAACTCATCCAGTATGCATTGGAAAACAAAATCGAGGTCAAACAAGCAAAACTTGACCAAGAAATCGGTGAACGTGAGATTGCGTCAGCTCTTTCGGGTTGGTTCCCGCAAATCAATGCGAACGGAAGTTTGACACATTTCACACAGTTGCCAACAGCTAATATCAATGGCCAAAACATTGCAATGGGTATGAAAAACACGTCTGCCCTAACCTTTCAAGCGGATCAAGCAATCATTAACCCAGGATTGTTCCAAGCATCGAAAGCAGCGCAATATATCAGAAGACAGAATACCCTTGGTGTTGAAGATACTAAAATCAATACTGTAGTGGATGTGAGCAAGGCTTATTACGATATATTAACAAGCGAAGAACAAATAAATATTATCCAAGAAAACATCTCCAGACTAAACAGACAATATACTGAAGCAAATGCTAGATATGAAACTGGGTTGGTGGATAAGACAGACTATAAAAGAGCTCAAATCTCGTTGAACAATGCTAAAGCAGAGTTAAAAACCGCTCTTGAATTTAGAAAATATAAATATGATTATTTAAAAACTTTGTTGGGCATGAATCCAAATAATGGTCTTTCGCTTTCATTCGAAAACCAAAATATGGAGAATAATGTATTGATGGACACATCTGAAGTTCTTAATTATGCCAATCGAGTTGAAATCAGACAATTGCAAACCTTAAAAGATTTGCAAATTTTAAATACTCAGTATCAGAAATGGCAATTCCTTCCTCGCTTAAGTGCATTTGCGAATTATGGATTGAATTATCGGAACAATTCCTTTGCAGATCTATATGGCAATAATTTTCCTCAGTCGGGATTTGGTCTGAGCTTGACCTTCCCTGTGTTTCAAGGAGGAAAACGAATCCATGAAATCAGAAAATCCGAACTTCAAGAATCCAGAATTGATATGGACCTTGAAAACCTAGAAAATCAAATCGGGGCTCAATATTCTGCGGCGATGGCGAATTACCGTTCAAATATCAATGAATGGAGGAATGCAAAAGAAAACGTTGAACTTTCAGAAGAAGTTTACAATACTATAAAATTACAGTATGATGCTGGAGTTAAAACCTATTTGGAATTGATGACAGCAGAAACGGATTTAAAAACCAGTCAATTGAACTATCTAAACTCTTTATATGCTGTTATGTCTAGCAAACTAGATATCCAACAGGCTTTAGGTACGATAGCTATACAAAATTAAAGAACAACAACCTCAACAACTATACACAAGTAATTACAACAACATGAATTCGAATCGCATATTTTCAACAATACTTTTAGGCTCAGGTCTTTTCCTAACGGCTTGTGGCAATAAAGATGGCGCAAAGCAACAACAAGCAGCACAAATGCAAGCACAGGCTATGCCAGTTTCCATGGCCGTGGTACAAACTGAGGTTGTTACAGGTGAGCGTTCTTACCCTGCGAATGTAGTACCATTGCAGGAAACGGAAATCAGGGCTGAAGTTTCAGGATATCTCACTAATATCAGTGTAGCAGATGGTGCATTTGTATCGAAAGGTCAAAGATTATATGAAATTGATCGTGTTCGTTATGCAGCAGCA
The Sphingobacterium daejeonense genome window above contains:
- a CDS encoding TolC family protein; this translates as MNLRIKDLLLYVSFTAISVGSVFAQTTNSLNSNATLDELIQYALENKIEVKQAKLDQEIGEREIASALSGWFPQINANGSLTHFTQLPTANINGQNIAMGMKNTSALTFQADQAIINPGLFQASKAAQYIRRQNTLGVEDTKINTVVDVSKAYYDILTSEEQINIIQENISRLNRQYTEANARYETGLVDKTDYKRAQISLNNAKAELKTALEFRKYKYDYLKTLLGMNPNNGLSLSFENQNMENNVLMDTSEVLNYANRVEIRQLQTLKDLQILNTQYQKWQFLPRLSAFANYGLNYRNNSFADLYGNNFPQSGFGLSLTFPVFQGGKRIHEIRKSELQESRIDMDLENLENQIGAQYSAAMANYRSNINEWRNAKENVELSEEVYNTIKLQYDAGVKTYLELMTAETDLKTSQLNYLNSLYAVMSSKLDIQQALGTIAIQN
- a CDS encoding SCO family protein; this encodes MKKYIGQSIMAITSVYLLFSCGPTERKLPIYGERTPVEKEVDGKKIVDTVYHTIPDFSFLNQDSTLLTQEFFKDKIYVTNFFFTHCPSICPTMQRNLLKAYEKYKGNNKIAFLSHSIDFKYDQPSVLKDYATKLGVDNDQWQFVTGSKADIYGIAEKYMVYTKEDENAPGGYDHQGYLVIIDPDKRIRGAYDGTDDEQVKKLLEDLDVILAEYK
- a CDS encoding transposase; this translates as MKKLILLGAAFSVVFASCQSKQVENKDQKLSEQAIAVHDEIMPQISHFDKSTIVIDSVLTNLATIKETQTTLDTAKTRVDLTNLKDSIENATDNMMTWMKDYDPENVDETYQQKEVDKINAMKNQFDRVSENIKTLLAPFN
- a CDS encoding TetR/AcrR family transcriptional regulator; this translates as MNIQLTEKKEQIFFSTLKLINIHGFHGSPMSKIAKDADVAVGSIYHYFPSKEDLIIELYWYCKEKLNAHVFSSVDSTLPYETRF
- a CDS encoding c-type cytochrome, with amino-acid sequence MTLRYLLGTLSFVSMLYFLFSCNTDLSVETMQYATNGQKLYVTHCQNCHGAKGEGLGKLYPPLTDKVYLTENRSKLACIVKNGMSGEIKVKQYYF